The following proteins are co-located in the Streptomyces sp. NBC_00435 genome:
- a CDS encoding PRC-barrel domain-containing protein: MIQAADIREWRTHDVVDSGGHRIGALEAVYVDTSTDEPAMATVLVGLPTRHRLVFVPLGGAIVGPGYVKVDYDKALVKKSPSIGTDDVLPAGEEAGIFQHYGLTYRPGAGGERQLARR, from the coding sequence ATGATCCAGGCAGCGGACATTCGCGAGTGGCGTACCCACGACGTGGTCGACTCGGGCGGGCACAGGATCGGCGCGCTGGAGGCTGTCTACGTGGACACCAGCACGGACGAGCCGGCCATGGCCACCGTGCTGGTGGGGCTGCCCACCCGGCACCGGCTGGTCTTCGTTCCGCTGGGCGGCGCGATCGTCGGGCCGGGGTACGTCAAGGTCGACTACGACAAGGCGCTGGTGAAGAAGAGCCCTTCGATCGGTACGGACGACGTCCTGCCCGCCGGGGAAGAGGCGGGCATCTTCCAGCACTACGGCCTCACCTACCGGCCCGGTGCGGGCGGCGAGCGGCAGCTCGCCCGCCGCTGA
- a CDS encoding STAS domain-containing protein → MVERSPREVGDNDIAVEVLDHTVAVRPAGEIDMEKAPSLRFALAEALTHASPAKAVVVDCGAITFCDSSALNALLAARRAAQETGSVIRLAAPNPQLQRLLEITGALALFPVDQDPPAGRRPSGCPDGRPQ, encoded by the coding sequence ATGGTCGAACGCTCTCCCCGGGAAGTCGGCGACAACGACATCGCCGTGGAGGTCCTGGACCATACGGTGGCGGTTCGGCCCGCTGGCGAGATCGACATGGAGAAGGCCCCCTCCCTGCGGTTCGCACTTGCCGAGGCCCTCACCCACGCCTCACCGGCCAAGGCGGTGGTCGTCGACTGCGGGGCCATCACCTTCTGCGACTCCTCCGCACTCAACGCACTCCTCGCCGCACGACGCGCGGCGCAAGAGACCGGCAGCGTCATCCGCCTGGCCGCCCCCAATCCCCAGCTCCAGCGCCTCCTGGAGATCACGGGCGCCCTGGCCCTCTTCCCCGTGGACCAGGACCCGCCGGCCGGCCGCCGTCCGAGCGGATGCCCAGACGGACGCCCTCAGTAG
- a CDS encoding HSP18 transcriptional regulator produces the protein MNETAEPTAPIPFLAAAAALEAIDQAVKDAQQPSARGATAEATPPPGSGPHPALAALLTLREVREQLAGWESGLIETARGHGASWADLAGPLGVASRQAAERRYLRLRPGTAGSTGDQRVQATRDTRAADRTVTAWARDNAADLRRLAGQVTSLTGLPAGAESAVGDLNLALAENDAARLVRPLTDTRPHLRPEDADLVERIDALTRHTDQLRQDTHDQRST, from the coding sequence ATGAACGAGACCGCCGAGCCGACCGCACCCATCCCCTTCCTGGCCGCCGCCGCAGCCCTGGAGGCCATCGACCAGGCCGTCAAGGACGCGCAACAACCCTCCGCCAGAGGGGCAACGGCCGAAGCGACGCCCCCACCGGGCTCGGGCCCCCACCCGGCTCTGGCCGCACTACTGACGCTGCGCGAGGTCCGTGAGCAGCTCGCAGGCTGGGAGAGCGGACTGATCGAGACCGCCCGCGGGCACGGAGCGAGCTGGGCCGATCTCGCAGGACCCCTGGGGGTCGCCAGCCGTCAGGCCGCCGAACGCCGCTACCTGCGCCTGCGCCCCGGCACCGCCGGGAGCACCGGTGACCAGCGTGTCCAGGCCACCCGTGACACCCGCGCCGCCGACCGCACCGTGACCGCCTGGGCCCGCGACAACGCGGCCGACCTGCGACGGCTCGCCGGCCAGGTCACCTCCCTCACCGGTCTCCCCGCCGGCGCCGAGAGCGCGGTCGGCGACCTGAACCTGGCCCTCGCCGAGAACGACGCCGCGCGCCTCGTCCGCCCTCTGACCGACACCCGGCCCCACCTGCGACCCGAAGACGCCGACCTCGTCGAACGCATCGATGCTCTGACCCGACACACCGACCAGCTCCGCCAGGACACCCACGACCAGCGCAGCACGTGA
- a CDS encoding Hsp20/alpha crystallin family protein: MLMRTDPFREMDRIVQQLSGGSGTWSKPSVMPMDAYRQGDEYVIAFDLPGVDSDAIDIDVERNMLTVKAERRPTGKSDNVQMELSERPLGVFSRQIMLADTLDTERIEADYDAGVLTLRIPIAERAKPRKISIGGESGRKQISG; encoded by the coding sequence ATGTTGATGCGCACTGACCCGTTCCGCGAGATGGACCGGATCGTCCAGCAGCTGTCGGGTGGCTCGGGTACGTGGTCGAAGCCGTCGGTCATGCCGATGGACGCCTACCGGCAGGGCGACGAGTACGTGATCGCCTTCGACCTCCCCGGCGTGGACTCGGACGCGATCGACATCGACGTCGAGCGGAACATGCTGACCGTGAAGGCCGAGCGCCGGCCCACGGGCAAGTCCGACAACGTTCAGATGGAACTCTCCGAGCGACCCCTGGGTGTCTTCTCCCGCCAGATCATGCTGGCCGACACCTTGGACACCGAGCGCATCGAGGCCGACTACGACGCGGGTGTCCTGACCCTGCGGATCCCGATCGCCGAGCGCGCGAAGCCCCGCAAGATCAGCATCGGCGGCGAGTCCGGCCGCAAGCAGATCTCCGGCTGA